The stretch of DNA CCGACGTAGGTGGCGATGTCCCGCGGGCGGAGGTAGAAGAACTCCACCTCGTTGCGCGGATCCGACACGATCAGTTCCTTCTGGTCGCGCCGCACGGCGTAGCCCGCCTCGCGCAGCATCGCGACGGCGTTCTCACTGAGCGTGCCCTTGTTGGGCACCGCGATCTTCAACATCTTTCTTTCCCTCTCCCACGTCTTCTCCATCGGCACCCGGTCGGCGCGGCGGGCCGGCCGCGCGTGCTCAGAGATGTCGGTAGACGTCGGCGGGTGTCAGGCCGCGCGCGAGCAGCATGACCTGCACGTGGTAGAGCAGCTGGGAGGCCTCTTCGGCGAATCGCTCGTCGGATTCGTGCTCGGCGGCCATCCACACCTCGGCGGCCTCTTCGACGATCTTCTTGCCGATGGTGTGCACGCCGCCGTCGAGCTCGGCGACGGTCGACGAGCCCGCGGGCCGCCGCTTCGCCTTGTCAGCGAGCTCGGCGAACAGTTCGTCGAAGGTCTTCACGAGGATCAAGGGTATCGGTACCGCGCCGCTGGAACGCGGCGTGCCCTGGTCAGAGAGCGCGCGCCGCCTTCTCGGCCGTCTTTCGCAGCGAGGCGATCGCCTCGGCCGGGTCGTCGCTGCGGAACACGCTCGAGCCCGCGACGAACGTGTCGGCCCCGTTCTCCGCGGCCGTGCGGATGGTCGCGAGGGTGATGCCGCCGTCGACCTGCAGGTGCAGCGACCCGCCCCGCTCGGCGGCGAGCTCCGCGGCGGCGCGCAGCTTGTCCATCGTGGACGGCATGAACTCCTGACCGCCGAAGCCCGGTTCGACGGTCATCACGAGCAGCATGTCGATCTCGTCGAGCAGCGGGATCCACGGCTCGAGAGGGGTGCCGGGCTTCAGCGCGGCGCCCGCCCGTGCGCCCTTCGCGCGGATGGAGCGTGCGACGGCGACGGCGTCGGCCGCGGCCTCGACGTGGAAGGTGACCGAGTCGCCGCCGGCGGAGGCGTAGTCGGCCGCCCACCGGTCGGGGTCGTCGATCATCAGGTGGACGTCGAGCGGCACGGGGCTCACCTCGGCGAGCCGCTCCACCATCG from Herbiconiux sp. L3-i23 encodes:
- a CDS encoding phosphoribosyl-ATP diphosphatase, producing MKTFDELFAELADKAKRRPAGSSTVAELDGGVHTIGKKIVEEAAEVWMAAEHESDERFAEEASQLLYHVQVMLLARGLTPADVYRHL
- the rpe gene encoding ribulose-phosphate 3-epimerase → MSIRINPSILAADFANFQRELQRIATADSAHVDIMDAHFVPNLTFGLPMVERLAEVSPVPLDVHLMIDDPDRWAADYASAGGDSVTFHVEAAADAVAVARSIRAKGARAGAALKPGTPLEPWIPLLDEIDMLLVMTVEPGFGGQEFMPSTMDKLRAAAELAAERGGSLHLQVDGGITLATIRTAAENGADTFVAGSSVFRSDDPAEAIASLRKTAEKAARAL